The Methylomicrobium lacus LW14 genome window below encodes:
- a CDS encoding C13 family peptidase, with translation MDQLKSLSTNLLNGLRLACFGKCQLECFIFNRDQWLLLLVVGLLLEIGSGYLLNLPRPEFQIYALPVYTFDLACFLIAIWLDAKIIRREHVALQIGIVIYSLAPELILLQTVVRYINQYEFAEWPDLGLWFECLTGVYAVILFGRALFLVCGRLPAAAISAALVLLSTGPGEWWFADYRDFWYSPEQQEAQDGEPDARYKALDAEALLYRQPVLLDDTLNRLRPERKKHVDLFYVGFAGFATEDVFAVEADYIKRLFDERFGTAGHSVSLVNHLDTLEDTPLATATNLETTLKRVGKVMNRDEDVLFLYLTSHGSSDHKLAVEFWPLPLNDLTPERLKAMLDKAGIKWRVIVVSACYSGGFVDALKGPNTLVATAAAANRTSFGCGSESDFTYFGEAVFKEQLQNRFSLISAFKDAAVSIAKREQQEQLEASKPQLSVGPSIAPHLAALEKSLTRHQCEAERGKGKAC, from the coding sequence ATGGATCAACTTAAGAGCTTATCGACGAATCTTCTAAATGGCTTGCGCCTGGCGTGTTTCGGCAAATGCCAGCTTGAATGCTTCATTTTTAACCGCGATCAGTGGCTGCTGCTTCTGGTTGTCGGTCTGCTCTTGGAAATCGGCTCAGGCTACCTGCTGAATCTGCCGAGGCCGGAATTTCAGATTTACGCGTTGCCGGTCTATACCTTCGATCTGGCGTGTTTTTTGATTGCTATTTGGCTGGACGCGAAGATCATCCGGCGCGAACATGTGGCATTGCAGATCGGCATCGTGATTTACAGCCTGGCGCCGGAGTTGATCCTGCTGCAAACGGTGGTGCGCTATATCAATCAGTATGAGTTTGCCGAATGGCCGGATCTTGGGCTGTGGTTCGAGTGCCTGACTGGCGTTTATGCTGTGATTCTGTTTGGCCGCGCGTTGTTTCTGGTTTGCGGCCGGCTGCCTGCGGCCGCGATCAGCGCCGCGCTGGTGCTGCTGTCAACCGGCCCCGGCGAATGGTGGTTTGCCGATTACCGCGATTTTTGGTATTCCCCCGAACAACAGGAAGCACAAGACGGCGAACCTGATGCAAGGTACAAGGCGCTGGATGCCGAAGCGCTGCTGTACCGGCAGCCGGTCCTGCTCGACGACACCCTGAACCGTCTGCGTCCCGAGCGCAAAAAACACGTCGATCTGTTTTATGTCGGTTTTGCGGGGTTTGCGACCGAAGATGTGTTTGCGGTCGAAGCGGACTATATCAAACGCCTTTTCGACGAGCGTTTCGGCACGGCAGGGCATTCGGTGAGTCTGGTCAATCATCTCGATACGCTTGAGGACACGCCGCTGGCGACCGCGACCAATCTTGAGACGACCTTGAAACGCGTCGGCAAGGTCATGAACCGCGATGAAGACGTGCTGTTCTTGTATCTGACCAGTCACGGCAGCAGCGATCATAAGCTGGCGGTCGAGTTTTGGCCGCTGCCGTTGAACGACCTGACGCCCGAACGGCTGAAGGCGATGCTCGATAAGGCCGGCATCAAATGGCGCGTGATCGTGGTGTCGGCCTGTTATTCCGGCGGCTTTGTCGATGCGCTGAAAGGGCCGAACACGCTGGTCGCGACCGCCGCGGCTGCCAACCGCACTTCGTTCGGCTGCGGCTCCGAATCGGATTTCACCTATTTCGGCGAAGCGGTATTCAAGGAACAGTTGCAGAATCGGTTTTCGTTGATCTCGGCATTCAAGGACGCCGCGGTTTCGATTGCCAAACGCGAGCAGCAGGAGCAACTGGAAGCGTCCAAGCCGCAATTGTCGGTCGGTCCATCGATAGCGCCGCATCTTGCAGCGCTCGAAAAATCGCTAACCCGACATCAATGCGAAGCCGAGCGGGGCAAGGGGAAGGCGTGCTGA